One genomic segment of Streptomyces sp. RKND-216 includes these proteins:
- a CDS encoding FGGY family carbohydrate kinase, with protein MGIVAGLDSSAAHTRLVVCDADTGESVRQGYAAHGDDRDDPQSWLLSLGEAAADGRLSDVRAIGVAAQQQGVVALDSGGAPVRPALLGNDRRMQAAANDLVDALGGREAWAQAVGTVPQATHPVTKLRWLSRSEPETASRVAEVMQPHDWLTWQLLGRSSRRVTDRGDASGTGYWSAATETYRPDLAELALGHPVTLPQVAGPAEAAGTTPEGLLISAGTGETMAAALGLGVGTGDAVVSLGASGSVFAVHHEALADPTGTITSFADATGMHLPVVRTLNAVRVLRGAAEMLDTDLDGLSRLASASTPGAYGLVLLPYLEGERTPDLPHTAGSLHGLRRESMRPEHLARAAVEGMLCGLGDALDVLRRRGVRVRRVFLLGAAAELPAVQAAAPGLLGAQVVVPEAGDYTALGAARQAAWALAGGSTPPAWPAARSRVFDPSEEEAAVGQAVRQQFTTVREQAHPGAFG; from the coding sequence ATGGGGATAGTCGCCGGTCTGGACAGTTCAGCCGCACACACCCGTCTCGTCGTCTGCGACGCCGACACGGGTGAGAGCGTCCGTCAGGGGTACGCCGCGCACGGCGACGACCGCGACGATCCGCAGTCGTGGCTGCTGTCGCTCGGCGAGGCGGCCGCCGACGGCCGGCTCTCCGACGTCCGGGCGATCGGCGTCGCCGCGCAGCAGCAGGGTGTGGTGGCCCTGGACTCCGGCGGCGCCCCCGTACGGCCGGCGCTGCTCGGCAACGACCGGCGGATGCAGGCTGCCGCCAACGACCTCGTCGACGCGCTCGGCGGGCGGGAGGCCTGGGCGCAGGCGGTCGGCACCGTGCCGCAGGCCACGCACCCGGTGACCAAGCTGCGCTGGCTCTCCCGCAGCGAGCCCGAGACCGCCTCCCGGGTCGCCGAGGTGATGCAGCCGCACGACTGGCTGACCTGGCAGCTGCTCGGCCGTTCGTCCCGCCGCGTCACCGATCGCGGCGACGCGTCGGGAACCGGCTACTGGTCCGCGGCCACCGAGACCTACCGGCCCGACCTGGCGGAACTCGCCCTGGGCCACCCGGTGACGCTGCCCCAGGTGGCCGGCCCGGCGGAGGCCGCCGGCACCACGCCGGAGGGGTTGCTGATCTCCGCGGGTACCGGGGAGACCATGGCCGCGGCCCTCGGACTGGGCGTCGGCACCGGTGACGCGGTCGTCTCGCTCGGCGCCTCCGGATCGGTCTTCGCCGTGCATCACGAGGCGCTCGCCGACCCGACCGGCACCATCACCTCCTTCGCCGACGCCACCGGCATGCACCTGCCCGTGGTGCGGACGCTGAACGCCGTCCGGGTGCTGCGCGGCGCGGCGGAGATGCTGGACACCGACCTGGACGGCCTGTCCCGGCTGGCCAGCGCCTCCACCCCCGGGGCGTACGGGCTGGTGCTGCTGCCGTACCTCGAAGGGGAGCGCACCCCCGACCTGCCGCACACCGCGGGCTCGTTGCACGGCCTGCGCCGGGAGAGCATGCGCCCCGAACACCTGGCGCGCGCCGCCGTCGAAGGCATGCTCTGCGGGCTCGGCGACGCGCTGGACGTGCTGCGGCGCCGCGGGGTGCGGGTGCGACGGGTGTTCCTGCTCGGGGCCGCCGCGGAGCTGCCCGCCGTGCAGGCCGCGGCACCGGGGCTGCTCGGGGCGCAGGTCGTCGTGCCGGAGGCCGGCGACTACACCGCGCTGGGCGCCGCCCGCCAGGCCGCGTGGGCGCTGGCGGGCGGCAGCACGCCCCCGGCCTGGCCCGCCGCCCGAAGCCGGGTCTTCGACCCGTCGGAGGAGGAGGCGGCCGTCGGCCAGGCCGTGCGGCAGCAGTTCACGACCGTGCGCGAGCAGGCCCACCCGGGCGCGTTCGGCTGA